The Amycolatopsis mongoliensis genome includes a window with the following:
- a CDS encoding SsgA family sporulation/cell division regulator has translation MRNDHVTLRSTAVFDLLAPRTPAVPVKVELRYDTRDPYAVVAAFRTGRAGWVEWVYARDLLADGLLADAGDGDVRIRPSVEDPESVLIELNSPSGHAMFEASAQELADFLDRTYDVVLPGNEHLWVDVDDALTHLIPHDLA, from the coding sequence ATGCGCAACGATCACGTGACGCTCCGCTCGACGGCGGTCTTCGACCTGCTGGCGCCGCGGACGCCCGCGGTTCCGGTCAAGGTGGAGCTGCGCTACGACACACGCGACCCGTATGCGGTCGTCGCCGCCTTCCGCACCGGCCGCGCCGGCTGGGTCGAATGGGTGTACGCACGCGACCTCCTCGCGGACGGCCTGCTGGCCGACGCGGGTGACGGGGACGTCCGCATCCGCCCTTCCGTCGAGGACCCCGAGTCCGTGCTGATCGAGCTGAACTCGCCGTCCGGGCACGCCATGTTCGAGGCGTCCGCCCAGGAGCTGGCCGACTTCCTCGACCGGACCTACGACGTGGTGCTGCCGGGCAACGAGCACCTGTGGGTCGACGTCGACGACGCGCTCACCCACCTCATCCCCCACGATCTGGCCTGA
- a CDS encoding pyruvate kinase: MTKAPSASESSVIVEEIRQLFTVLTDAESYWAARVGEVAPGHAAGARNLTHYWAVRQLDLRDLQARLAEQGLSSLGRSEPHVHASLEAIFAAAVALAGDPEARKRPPRTEFITGPRSLRSNSTALLGPEPARRRTRVMVTLPAEAARDPTLTRALVGAGMDLARINCAHDGPEQWTAMIDHVRAAARDAGRPCRIAMDLAGPKLRTGPLLEGPRVVKLRPHRDQLGRPTAPAWCWLTPAGAPAPRPDARPIPIHAAELTTLQPGQGLRFRDARGAHRRLVIVSASPAGVLATTHHTAYLTTGTVVRARDGTEAEVGALPPVEQFLTLHEGDLLTLTRDCAPVAVQRPPRIGCTLPAVFDAARPGDPVLFDDGRIGGAVVDARADTVTVRIIDARDGGSRLRAGKGINLPRTELPVPALTEADRACLPFVCAHADLVQLSFVRTPGDVEDLLAELDRHGARELGVILKVETRQAFENLPELLLTAMRHPRTGVMIARGDLAVECGYERLAELQEEILWLCEAAHLPVVWATQVLDQLARTGRPSRAEITDAAMGVRAECVMLNKGPHIVDAVTTLDDILRRMADHHYKKNALLRPLRSWHPPG, translated from the coding sequence GTGACGAAGGCACCGTCCGCCAGCGAATCCTCCGTGATCGTCGAAGAAATCCGACAGCTGTTCACCGTGCTGACCGACGCCGAGTCCTACTGGGCGGCGCGGGTCGGCGAAGTCGCCCCCGGCCATGCGGCCGGCGCGCGCAACCTCACGCACTACTGGGCCGTGCGGCAACTGGACCTGCGCGACCTCCAAGCCCGGCTGGCCGAGCAGGGCCTGTCCTCGCTGGGCCGCAGCGAACCGCATGTCCACGCCAGCCTCGAAGCCATCTTCGCGGCCGCCGTCGCCCTGGCCGGTGACCCCGAAGCGCGGAAACGCCCGCCGCGCACCGAATTCATCACCGGTCCGCGCAGCCTCCGCAGCAACAGCACCGCCCTGCTGGGTCCGGAACCCGCGCGGCGGCGGACCCGCGTCATGGTCACCCTGCCGGCGGAAGCCGCTCGCGACCCGACGCTGACGCGCGCCCTCGTCGGCGCCGGCATGGACCTCGCCCGGATCAACTGCGCGCACGACGGACCCGAGCAGTGGACAGCGATGATCGACCACGTCCGCGCCGCCGCCCGGGACGCCGGACGGCCCTGCCGGATCGCGATGGACCTCGCCGGCCCGAAACTGCGCACCGGCCCCCTGCTCGAGGGACCTCGCGTGGTCAAGCTCCGTCCCCACCGCGACCAGCTGGGCCGCCCGACCGCCCCGGCGTGGTGCTGGCTCACCCCCGCCGGCGCCCCGGCCCCGCGGCCCGACGCCCGGCCGATCCCGATCCACGCCGCCGAGCTCACCACCCTGCAGCCGGGACAGGGGCTGCGGTTCCGCGACGCCCGGGGCGCCCACCGCCGGCTCGTGATCGTCTCGGCGAGCCCGGCCGGAGTGCTTGCCACCACGCACCACACCGCCTACCTCACCACCGGAACGGTGGTGCGGGCGCGCGACGGCACCGAGGCCGAAGTCGGTGCGCTGCCCCCGGTCGAGCAGTTCCTGACGCTGCACGAAGGCGACCTGCTCACCCTGACCCGCGACTGCGCGCCCGTGGCCGTCCAACGGCCGCCCCGGATCGGCTGCACCCTGCCCGCCGTCTTCGACGCGGCCCGCCCGGGAGACCCGGTCCTGTTCGACGACGGCCGCATCGGCGGTGCCGTCGTCGACGCCCGCGCGGACACGGTCACCGTCCGGATCATCGACGCCCGCGACGGCGGATCCCGGCTGCGGGCGGGCAAGGGCATCAACCTGCCCCGAACCGAGTTGCCGGTGCCCGCCCTGACCGAGGCCGACCGCGCCTGCCTGCCGTTCGTCTGCGCCCACGCCGACCTGGTCCAGCTGTCGTTCGTCCGCACCCCCGGCGACGTCGAAGACCTGCTCGCCGAACTTGACCGGCACGGTGCCCGCGAGCTCGGCGTGATCCTCAAGGTCGAGACCCGGCAGGCGTTCGAAAACCTGCCCGAACTGCTGTTGACCGCGATGCGCCACCCGCGTACCGGCGTGATGATCGCCCGCGGCGACCTGGCCGTCGAATGCGGCTACGAACGGCTCGCCGAACTCCAGGAAGAAATCCTCTGGCTCTGCGAAGCCGCGCACCTGCCGGTTGTCTGGGCCACCCAGGTCCTCGACCAGCTCGCCCGCACCGGCCGCCCGTCCCGCGCCGAGATCACCGACGCCGCGATGGGCGTGCGCGCCGAATGCGTCATGCTCAACAAAGGACCGCACATCGTCGACGCCGTCACCACGCTCGACGACATCCTCCGCCGCATGGCCGACCACCACTACAAGAAGAACGCCTTGCTCAGGCCCTTGCGCTCGTGGCATCCACCCGGCTGA
- a CDS encoding three-helix bundle dimerization domain-containing protein produces MPARVSPRERLEIRLVVARLTAKFAATHATSHIQDVVDDSYRAFTDARIRDFVPLLTERRAHRELARAAE; encoded by the coding sequence ATGCCCGCTCGTGTCTCGCCCCGCGAACGCCTCGAGATCCGGCTGGTCGTCGCGCGGCTGACCGCGAAGTTCGCCGCCACCCACGCCACCAGCCACATCCAAGACGTCGTCGACGACAGCTACCGCGCTTTCACCGACGCCCGCATCCGCGACTTCGTGCCGTTGCTCACCGAACGACGAGCCCATCGCGAACTCGCGAGAGCGGCGGAGTGA
- a CDS encoding IS110 family RNA-guided transposase, producing the protein MAVGKVWVGIDVGKGFHHACAVDETGKIVFSRKVANGQAPIEQLIARTTAKASEVVWAVDMTSGAAGLLITLLLATGQPVVSVPGRLVNRMAGAFVGEGKTDAKDARTIAETARLRGDLTPITSPDAVVTDLQVLTARREDLMADWVRGVNRIRELLASIFPALERAFDYSTRSALVLLTGFQTPAGIRAAGAAGVSAYLDEHGAWARGIPSMVDKALAAAAEQTVALPQESVTAPLIARLARQLLELDREIKDLGKQLADRFGEHPDAGRITSLDGFGPILGASLLAGTGGDLRAAFGSSAHLAAYAGLAPVPRDSGRVRGNLHRPKRYHRGLRRVFYLAALSAIKRPDGPSRAFYLRKRGEGKRHTQALIALARRLVDVMWALLRDGREFHHSPPVTAAA; encoded by the coding sequence GTGGCCGTGGGCAAGGTGTGGGTCGGGATCGACGTCGGCAAAGGTTTCCACCACGCGTGCGCGGTGGATGAGACCGGCAAGATCGTGTTCTCTCGGAAGGTGGCCAACGGGCAGGCCCCGATCGAGCAGCTGATCGCCCGCACCACCGCGAAAGCGTCCGAGGTGGTGTGGGCAGTGGACATGACTTCCGGTGCGGCCGGTTTGCTGATCACCCTGTTGCTGGCCACCGGACAGCCGGTGGTGTCGGTGCCGGGCCGGCTGGTCAACCGGATGGCCGGTGCGTTCGTCGGTGAGGGCAAGACCGACGCCAAAGACGCCCGCACGATCGCCGAAACCGCGCGTCTGCGCGGTGATCTGACCCCGATCACCAGCCCGGATGCGGTGGTGACCGATCTGCAGGTGCTCACCGCGCGGCGGGAGGACCTGATGGCTGACTGGGTGCGCGGGGTCAACCGGATCCGTGAGCTGCTGGCGAGTATTTTTCCTGCGCTGGAGCGGGCGTTCGATTACTCCACCCGCTCGGCGCTGGTGCTGCTGACCGGTTTCCAGACCCCGGCCGGGATCCGCGCTGCCGGGGCGGCCGGTGTGTCGGCCTACCTGGACGAGCACGGTGCGTGGGCCAGGGGTATTCCGTCCATGGTGGACAAGGCCCTTGCTGCCGCTGCCGAGCAAACCGTTGCGTTGCCGCAGGAATCGGTGACCGCGCCGCTGATCGCGCGGCTGGCGCGGCAGCTTTTGGAGCTGGATCGGGAGATCAAGGATCTGGGCAAGCAGCTCGCTGACCGATTTGGTGAGCATCCCGACGCGGGGCGCATCACCAGTCTCGACGGGTTCGGTCCGATCCTGGGTGCTTCGCTGCTGGCCGGGACCGGCGGTGATCTGCGGGCTGCGTTCGGCAGTTCCGCGCATCTGGCGGCCTATGCCGGGCTGGCGCCGGTGCCGCGTGATTCCGGGCGGGTGCGGGGCAACCTGCACCGGCCGAAGCGCTATCACCGTGGGCTGCGCCGGGTGTTCTACCTGGCTGCGTTGTCGGCGATCAAACGTCCCGACGGTCCCTCCCGGGCTTTCTACCTGCGCAAACGTGGTGAGGGGAAACGGCACACCCAGGCGTTGATCGCACTGGCCCGCCGCCTGGTCGACGTCATGTGGGCGTTGCTGCGCGATGGTCGTGAGTTCCATCATTCACCGCCGGTCACGGCTGCTGCTTGA
- a CDS encoding endonuclease/exonuclease/phosphatase family protein, translating into MVVIGTWNLENLFRPGGDGPPDQAAYDAKLAALRATITAIAPDVLAVQEVGDPAALDDLAALLPGDWTTALSQHPDARGIRVGFLSRLPLTVVADTAALAPKLAPVQVADPPAPRSDQLGRGALTVTVEPEPGTTLTLITCHLKSKLLTYPGGRFTPHDEGERARFGAYALYRRTAEATAVRELATTCLEPDAGERLVVLGDLNDEATAATTQILAGPPGSEIGTAGFKRPDAGDRWRLWNLAALIPPDQRYSRINNGRRELIDHIFASHALLDPLPEVHVVHDHDLPSVTDNPSTHVSQSGSDHAPVVASFTA; encoded by the coding sequence ATGGTCGTCATCGGCACGTGGAATCTGGAGAACCTGTTCCGCCCGGGTGGCGACGGGCCGCCCGACCAGGCCGCCTACGACGCCAAGCTGGCGGCACTGCGCGCCACCATCACGGCGATCGCGCCGGACGTGCTCGCCGTCCAGGAAGTCGGCGACCCCGCCGCCCTCGACGACCTGGCCGCACTGCTCCCCGGCGACTGGACGACCGCGCTGTCGCAGCATCCGGACGCACGCGGGATCCGCGTCGGGTTCCTCTCCCGGCTGCCGCTGACGGTCGTCGCCGACACCGCGGCCCTGGCGCCCAAGCTCGCGCCCGTCCAGGTCGCCGACCCACCCGCCCCGCGCAGCGACCAGCTCGGACGCGGCGCGCTGACCGTCACCGTGGAACCCGAACCCGGCACCACGCTCACCCTCATCACGTGCCACCTGAAGTCCAAGCTGCTCACCTACCCCGGCGGCCGGTTCACGCCCCACGACGAAGGCGAACGTGCCCGCTTCGGCGCCTACGCCCTCTACCGCCGAACCGCCGAAGCCACTGCCGTCCGCGAACTCGCCACCACCTGCCTCGAACCGGATGCCGGTGAACGGCTCGTCGTGCTGGGCGACCTCAACGACGAAGCCACCGCGGCCACCACCCAGATCCTGGCCGGCCCACCCGGCTCGGAGATCGGTACCGCCGGATTCAAGCGCCCCGACGCCGGCGACCGCTGGCGCCTGTGGAACCTCGCCGCACTCATCCCGCCCGACCAGCGCTATTCCCGCATCAACAACGGCCGCCGCGAACTCATCGACCACATCTTCGCCAGCCACGCCTTGCTCGACCCGCTGCCCGAAGTCCACGTCGTCCACGACCACGACCTGCCCTCGGTCACCGACAACCCGTCCACACACGTCAGCCAGTCAGGATCCGACCACGCTCCCGTCGTCGCCTCTTTCACCGCATAG
- a CDS encoding Hsp20/alpha crystallin family protein, which yields MTSLLPRTRTMFPGLTEWFDAAWPFGERNLVRIEEVAAEGEYVVRAELPGFDPEKDVHVAAENGMLTISAERQARKEEKGRSEFRYGSFSRTVALPRGAETAKIAATYHDGILEVKVPVAQTEATGQIEIPVKKD from the coding sequence ATGACATCACTGCTTCCTCGGACGAGGACGATGTTCCCCGGGCTCACGGAGTGGTTCGACGCGGCGTGGCCGTTCGGCGAGCGCAACCTGGTCCGGATCGAAGAAGTGGCCGCGGAGGGCGAGTACGTCGTGCGTGCCGAGCTTCCTGGCTTCGACCCCGAGAAGGACGTGCACGTCGCGGCGGAGAACGGGATGCTGACGATCTCGGCGGAGCGGCAGGCCCGCAAGGAAGAGAAGGGCCGCAGCGAGTTCCGCTACGGGTCCTTCAGCCGGACGGTGGCGCTGCCACGGGGTGCCGAGACCGCGAAGATCGCCGCCACCTACCACGACGGGATCCTCGAGGTGAAGGTCCCGGTGGCGCAGACCGAAGCGACCGGTCAGATCGAAATCCCGGTGAAGAAGGACTGA
- a CDS encoding CBS domain-containing protein, producing MRGPLVSDLMNWPVVSVDPDTPAAELATLLHRYRIGAVPVADARSRPIGVVAESDLPARFRRGGTHRRVRGRGPRARELMTRPVPTVHPDEPVRRAAQRLAQARQPRLYVVDGSGRLVGVLARADVLRTFVRPDAEIKAVVERETSAQRALSVRVDDGVVTLEGTAHGGADAERAVRLAEAVPGVVAVRNRLRHEEDYAEAF from the coding sequence ATGCGCGGACCGCTCGTTTCGGACCTGATGAACTGGCCGGTGGTCTCGGTCGACCCGGACACCCCGGCGGCGGAGCTGGCCACCTTGCTCCACCGGTACCGCATCGGCGCGGTTCCGGTGGCCGACGCCCGGTCGCGCCCGATCGGGGTGGTTGCCGAGTCCGACCTCCCCGCGCGGTTCCGGCGCGGAGGCACGCACCGCCGGGTCCGCGGACGCGGGCCGCGCGCGCGGGAACTCATGACCCGGCCGGTCCCCACCGTCCACCCGGACGAACCCGTCAGACGTGCCGCGCAGCGGCTCGCTCAGGCGAGACAGCCGCGTCTGTACGTCGTCGACGGGTCGGGCCGGCTGGTCGGTGTTCTTGCTCGCGCGGACGTACTGCGCACGTTCGTCCGACCGGACGCCGAGATCAAGGCGGTGGTGGAACGGGAAACCAGCGCGCAGCGGGCGCTCTCCGTGCGCGTGGACGACGGCGTGGTGACGCTCGAGGGCACCGCCCACGGCGGCGCCGACGCCGAACGCGCGGTCCGGCTGGCCGAAGCCGTCCCGGGGGTCGTCGCCGTGCGGAACCGGCTGCGGCACGAAGAGGACTACGCCGAAGCTTTCTGA